In Nyctibius grandis isolate bNycGra1 chromosome 13, bNycGra1.pri, whole genome shotgun sequence, the sequence aataaacaaaaccaagtaattcaataaataaaaacaaataactgaATATGAAAGAGCAAAAAGACTTGTAGGAACAAAGAAGTGTGCTAAAGCTTACATCTTTCGCTCCTGTCAGAAACTTTTGGGAGTGTTTGACAAAACAGGAACTATTTTGAAAGCTTGCTTGCCAGGGGCTTTCTTTTGAGAGAGCACTGGGGTTTATCCTGCCTACCCTGCACTGGACCTTCACTGTGAgatctctgctttgctttgacCCAAAACTTTTATTTGAGTTAGCCcatttcttaaatacatccagcACAAGAAGGAGATGCTTTCCTATTCAGCAGTTATCAGATTATCTATTTTCCCCCCTTTAACCTGGTACCAGGAGGCAAAAGAGGCAAGAAAGGACAGATGCATGTGGTGACTTTCAAAGTCTAAGAATTTTGACCTTAATTATACCATACCTCCAGCCAGCGCTATAAATCACCAGACCACTGTTTCAGTGGGATGGATGTGACTCTACTTACGGTATATCGCTCCATGTTCAGTGAAAACATATGCAATTTCCTGTGGGAAGCAttgtttgcatattttcttgtgaaaaaatTGTACCAGTGGAAAGCTCCCAGCTAGCTGTACGTGATGTTTCATGCAATAACCCATTGAGAGGGTTCGCTGGCACTCTGGCACTCTCTGAGCAGCGAGCACTCCCAGCTGGAGCTGTGGCATCCCATGTCCTGAaccctgcagcaggcaggactCCTGCATGTCTCCTCTCAGATGCACCAGCTTctctccagctccctgccaAACCCCTCCCATATACCTGCCCCGTTTTCATGGAAAAGTTAAGTTCCTATCACACAACTAGCCCTCATATAAACTTTAATCGCTGAAGCCCACGTGAGGCATAATGCtacagcagaagctgctgcttcaaaTAAACATGttcctcctttgcttttaaTGGAGCGTTCCCTTCTgggctcccagcagcaccagcctctCAACTGGCTTTGAAGGACCAGGACCTAATAGCAGATTTGCTTCTGGCCCTTGCAGATGAGGGAAGATGGCATGTGGCACGGCAGCCCAGAAGCACCATCCGCAGGAGAGGCACAGGAAGATTTCTGACCAGAGAAGGGGGGCTGAGAAGGAGGCAGTATCTCACTCCTACTGCCATTTTCAAACCAAGCAAGGAAAATAGATAAATAGATAATCTTTCAAGCGCTAAAACCAAACGTTTCTGCAAGAAGCTTCACCTCCGCACTCTATTGTCCCAAACTTGCGATCCCCAAAGCATCACGGCCCTCCACCTTTTCAGGCGTTAATGATTCCCCATCCTCCGCGCTCCGCTCTCTCCCGGCCTGCCGGCCCCGAGCAggccgccccgcagcccggTACgcgggggcccggcccggcgggctGCAGTACCGAGCGCCTGCCCCTGGATGGCACCTCAGCCCCAGGCTTGGCTCTGTCGCTCCTACGCTGGAGGCACCGTCACCGCCTGCCGCTGCCCCGCATGTCTGGCCGCCAAAAAGCTTCTGCTTTGGGGTGGGAGCTTCTGCTGCACGACCTGTGTGTTGGCACCGAGTCACCTGCACCACCAGGGCCCCATCCAGCGCACATGGACGCCCCTTCACCCCACCGTGCTGCGAAGTCCCAAATAATCTTGCTAATATGATTACACTTAATTACCTGAAAAACCTGAAGAGGGGGACAAATTTACTtgttgtagcgaggagggtgttagtctcttctcccaggtaacaagcgacaggacgagaggaaatggcctcaagttgcaccaggggagctTTAGATTGGttatcagggaaaatttcttcatggaaagggtcgtcaagcactggaacaggctgcccagggaagtggtggagtcaccatccctggaggtatttagaagatgagtagatgtggtgctgaggaacatggtttagtggtggacttggtagtgtcaggttaacggttggactcgatgatcttaaaggtcctttccaaccaaaacgattctatgattctctgattctaaaAGGAAGCCACACGATTCTTACCCTGGGCTCCAGATGATCTATGTAACATCCACTTCAACAGAAATCACTTTCCAGAAGGATCTGCAGCAGTCTTTTATGGAAAGCAAGGTCACAGTAAGAGGGGCTTGGGTTTTGGGagttttttccctccttgctttaaaaaaaaaactgaggaCACAACCCTGTACAAGGTTCAGGAGCACTGACAACATAGCACTGGAACTGAGCTCCTTCACACCAGCACCTTCACACCATAGGACGGTTTGGAGCATGGGATGGGGAATGACATATTTGGTAGTTGGGTTCCCACGCTCCTCCAAGCATTTGGCTTGAGGGACTTTTGAAGTGGCTTAATCCCACAGCTGTGCCACACGGCGTAACCAAAACTAGCACTCAGTCACCGAGGTGAGCCAAGCGCTCCCCACCTATAAAAGAAGCCCTTGGGGTGCGCTAGAGACCGGGAGCACCACAAATAGGGTGGGCAAACAGGGCACGGCCCATCAGTTTGCGTGGAAGGGCGCTGAAGCTCTGCCAGCTTGACCACGGAGAGTTGGTATCTACCTGTCAGAAACCCATGGCCTCTCTAAGCTCTGCACCCACCATGACTgatgcagcttcccagacagagctccggTGGGAAGACGCTGCCACacaggtgtcaggctgcagggtgtGTCCTACTATTAAGACAGTATCAGAtagcagcagtgagcacacctgTGAGAGGTGTGCCCACATAGAGGAACTCCTCTGCTTAGTGGAAGAGCTCTGAGAGGAGGAGAGTAGgttgaggagtatcagggaaTGTAAGAGACTACTGGAATCACGCCCTACTTTCCCTGGGACGGCAGACAGGACGCATGATAGAGAGGGTtccctgtcctctctccacctgGCTGAACATAATGACTTAAGGGATAGAGGGCAATGGCAACAAGTTCCTGCCCTGCACAGCAGGTGCATCTCCTCTACCCCACCTTCCCTGGTGCCCTTgcataataggtatgaggctctgcaagtgGAACCGAACAATATTGAGGATGATGTTCATCTAGCTTGGAGGTGTTGCCGAGGTTAAGTCAGCCTATGCCCTGCGTCAAAACTccttccacaaagaaaaaaagatgggtcaTTGTCACAggagactcccttctgaagggaacagaaggcccaatATGAAGACCGGACCCACTTCtgagggaagtctgctgcctccctggggctcaggttaaagatgtgaagagaaagcttcctACCCTGGTAAGGCCCTCGgattattatccattattgatttttcaggtaggCAGTGATGAAATTGCAACAAGAAGTCTGGGAGCAATCAAGaaagacttcagggccttggaACGACTGGTTATGGGATCCGGAGCACAAGTAGTCTTCTCCTCTAcccctccagttgcagggaatgatgagcGAAGAAATAGGAAGAGCCagcagatcaatacctggctctgAGCCTGGTGTCGCCGGcagattttgggttttttgatcaTGGGTCGATCTATgcgacaccaggcctgctggtgACAGATGGGGTATGGGATTCTCTGCCCAAGTTGATGTCCAAAGAGAAGGCCAGGCACCAACCTGTAATCGGGGTTAATCCACGAACTCATCCCCATTCCATCAGCATACAAGCTGCAATGTGCCTCTTGCACAAAACACACTgacttgtttttctgaaaaaaaaaaaaaaaaaaaatcactccagACAGGTCAGGAGGGGGACAACCTGGACCAGGTTTATGTAGTAAGGTCACAGAAGTTTGTTTACATGACACCAGTCTCACACAAATTGTTCTTGATTTTCATCAAAGCCGCTGGTGGTTTTGGGGACTTCTGCAGTGTCAGGACACTGTTTTGGCAAAGCTCACTGGAGGCCCAGGCTCTCACCCACGGGTTGCACGAGTGAAGGAATTGGTGCATTGGGATCACCATGTCCCTTCAGCACCCACATCCCTGTTCCAGCATTGCTGCACACAGTGAATAGGCAAATCCCCCCTCAAGAACTGGTAGCTGCTACCCCTCTCCCACCACAGTACCCAGAGACCAAAATCATGCCAGACTTCTGTCAGCTGCCGCTACGCCCTGGAAACAACATGTCCTTGACACAGGGAAcaacttttcttcctccttctgggTTTTGCCCTAATGGGGCTCTTCCCCTACAACCACAGACATCATCTTTGGGCACACAGCAAGACTTCAAGAGCAAGGTTTTACAGTAGCCACCACAAAGGCAAAGCCTCGCTAAAACACAGGTTGAGAATAACTGCACTGCCAGCGCCCCTTTTAAAAGACACGAGCTCCCCAAGCACACTGTAATTCCAGGGTATCTTAGAGATCAATGGACCtggagcaaaacaaaaaagatcaaCCAAAGCAAAGCTAAAAGCAACTGAGGACAGGCTGCTATGCTGGGTCAGTGTAAATAAGGAGAGAAGtgtatatttaaatgtttttattttaactaatgCTTTGCCACCATATTACATCACTTTTAATAGCTTGGAATAGCAATATGATCTCAAAATATAGCAAACAGCTTGCCAAAGCAAGATAATATTAAATCCTATGGATACAGCATCTTCCTTCTTTGGCGACAATGCTTCCTTTTATctgtaaaaatagttttatgttCCAGCACATTTGCTGTTCAGTTTATTGAACCCTGCTGTTCATAACGTTTGCCTCTTCCCTGCACAAAACCTCCCACAATGTAGTATGGTTTTATACCCAAcaccattttaaataaaaaagttgtAGTTTTCATGcagatttttgtaaaaattattttctaggtGCACAGAACTGAACCAAGATGCATACAAAAATGCATTCACTTCCATTCTCAGGTGCAACCGTGCCATCAGCAACATGATCTCATCTGTTACTGTGAGAGATCCAAGGATGGTGGTATTCTCATATATagtataacttttaaaaaaaaccaccaaaaaaaaccccaaaaaaacaaaaaaaaaacctttttataaccagcaagagaaaaaactgCCATGCTTTATTTGTAATCAAAATAGTTAGATGTATAAAAAAGCACCATGTACAGAGAATACCAGAGGAAGATCCATCTTCCTAATTACACATTTCTCATTTAGCATTGCGAGCTGGCCTGCAGGTCCCAACTTGTACTGTAGCTTTATTTGCAAAGTTAAGGAAGTGGTCAAACCTAGAACATGCTTGGACTGTATGACAGAAATTAAACTGGATTGCAGATAGAAATTAGATTTCTTTCCATTACAACTCATACCAACCACCTTATAGCCCTCAGGGGTAAAAAAACATGCACCAACTATCTGAGAAATAATGGGGTGAAAACAGCTCCGGAGCAGTATTGCAAGATGCAGGTCTGTTATGAATGCATTTCTGTGAGCTCTTGAAAAGTTACACTTTCCTTTGGGAAAAGAGCACGTCTGTTGGTTAAAACTCCTCTCCCTGAGAATTTTGATAAGAGTTTGtcctgcaaagcaaaacaaagttcTTTGAACGTCAACAGTTCCTAGGCCAACAGCATTTCAACATGGTCACAGCTGCTCTGCTACTCATGCACCCAGGGTGGcaggttgggtttttgttgcgttttgtttttttttctttacatggaTCAACCCTGTTATACTCGCTTCATTCCTCTGCCCATCAAGCAAGCAAACACGGTCATGACCATCTTTGGTTTCACCTCCACAAGGTCTTCTGGAAGAGCATAAACTCTGGCACCAATTCTTCTTGCCATGGACACAGCATACCTATTCACCATAGAAAGATGAGTGGGTCAGCACTGAGACTGTTACCAATAAATGACAAGTCAGTTCGTGCCCTATCCAACACAATTTCACCTATTATCCTCTTTATTAGGATTCAAGATGTGCAACAGTCCAATCACACCacattcttttgttttataaatgtttttttgatCTTTTGCTGTATTCCTTTTCCACAGTAGCAGAAAGTGTCTTCAATGAGCAAACTGACCTTTGACTGTCAAGTCCACTTTAccaagagttaaaaaaattttaattaatatttgttaGGGCTAATGATAGCATGTATAACCAAGGATTAATCAGCTAACATTTACATTTCCCCTTCTGTTTGCTCTTTAGAAATAATCAAGTGAGACTATTATCTGCAAGAAACTTTGCTGTCATTCTGCCACTGCAGAACAGTTGCAGAACACACATTTCAAAGGCATGTTTTCAAAGGCATACTTTAAACTTGACAACCTATGATGATTCAGAGAGACATGAGACATACAAGGGTTCAATTTCAAAACCCTGAGCACTTCATGTGCCTGAACAAACAGATGAGAAACAGAATATCATTGCTAAGAACTGCTTGGGCTGTTCTGCATTCCTCTTAACAAGCAAGAGAGTCCAGCCAACTACTCCCTCCAGCGTTGTGGGCAAGGACAGCAATTCGATTTCAAGAAGTGTAGCCTGTCTAAAAGGTACGGTGTTAGAAGAGATTGAAAACCACAGTAATAAACTGCGGTAAAAACACTTGCAGCTTAAGGCCAATGCATAGAAGGCACACTCTTTCAATGCAAAACATCTTTTGAGATAGCAAACTTACTTAGCATTATTTTGTTTGTCATCTTCCGATAGATGACCAGTCTTTACAAGGTCATAGTTGATACAACCAGGCTGTATAGCATCAATTAAATCCACAACTGCCAAGCTTGTGCTGATAGTCTTGTCCTAGAGAACACAGGGGCAGACAAGTAAAGGTGAACATCTAATCCTTAAAGCATACTTCTCACCTCAATTCAGCTGCTCTGCAACGTGCAACAAAACAAGCTTGATCTTTAGTCCACTTTACTTCAACtgctatgaaaatacaaagcagtaACCAACGTGCAGGCAGCAGGTCTGCCCCACTGACCAGACCGCAAGGGACAATGCTCACCTACAAATGCtcaccagctccagcccctatgcTTGCCAGCATCTCAGCTCCCGCCTCTGCCCCAGAGCCTGCCCACACTCCCCTCTTCTGCCACCCCATCACCTCTCTTGCCCCACTGCTATTCCCCACCACAGGCAGTCCTAAGAAGTCTCCTCTGGTAGCTTGAAGCCACTTTATTCCCAGCACAGACTGAATCCTGTCCTGTTCAAACCCCTTTCTACGATGCCCCTGCTGTTCCTCCAGCCAAGGAAATACTTTTTGGGCACCCCTCTCCTTTTGGATGCAAGAGGGGAACCTGCACCTTGAAGTTCTGGATGGAGGTGGACTTGCCAGCTTCTTTCAGGGTCTGGTTTACCCAGCTGACTATAATGTCATCGTTAGCTTTCTGACCATCACCCAGGTCCTCGAGGACATTCAGCGTGTACCTGAGAACCAGCAGAGAGAACAAGATTAGGCACAGAGCCTGGGCAAAGCCCTGGTGAGCATGCAGTCAGGATGCAACGTGAGCCCATGGCAGCTTGGAAAGTCTTTACTTagtctcagctctgctttttttttttttttttgttaacccCTTTAGCAAAAAGGAAGAATCATCTGTCTTATCTGAAGTGTGATTTCTATTAAAGTGTTTAGTCTTTCTAGCCTTTCAAGTCGTTTAATATGAGATCACAAAACTGCCTGGGCTCAGGACTATTGTTAAACTGTTTCACCATTGACTATTTGCTCCATAGGATTAACACATTACCTAAAAGTTATGGATCAACTCGTAAGTTAGCATTCTGACCTCTAATGCTAAATAAAGAGCTACCATGCAGCTATTTTGCAGATACATGTTATGTATTTGCATCATCTTAGAATTCTTCAGAAATAGATAATAACAGATAAAGTTGATCGTCCTTTTTCTTaagtttctccttcctcccattCCAATGCAGAAGGGGGTCATAAAGGAGCCCTGGAATGTTTCTCTCaatttccaattaaaaattaGGACATAAAAGTTGTGTAAATGTTCCTGCTTAGGGTTTCTGCATATGGACCAGACTTGAGCAGGTCAGAGAGGTGATCCTGGTCAGCAGGATGTTCACAGATCCATCAGCGGGTTCTCCAGAGTCTCTGCTCCAGCCTCCCATGTTCAGCAGTATCAGCTCTGTCACAGTTTTGTCCAGCTGTGTCTCAGAAACCCCCCAAGGACAGAGGTTTTACAATCTTTCTGGGTGACCTGTTCCACTGCTGCAGTGCTCTCGTAGCAAAAAACTTCCCAAACTCTGTACTCCATTCACAAGTTCTACATGTTTGAGACAGGTCCTACCTTCTCATCAACTGCCAGACTAAGGCAAGTGTCAATGTTGGGTTTCCGTCATTCAAATCCTGTCCTCCAATGCCAACCAGGGAGAATTTAGCTGGATGCTTTCCCAAGTCTACAGCATAGTTACAGTTTTCTAGCTACACAGGAAAAGagtttaaacagaaaatcaCTCACAAATATGCTCACTTGACTGGAAGCCTCAACTAGGAATTTTTAGTGTCCATAGcttcttttaaaagtcttttgaGATGTTTACCTTTTTCATATTTGCTCCAAGCTTAGGGTACGGAGGCTTGTTAACCTTATTCCAGTCAACAGGAACTTTGATCTTTTCATATAATTGTAGTATTACCAGTGCGTCTTGGAGATCGCTAAAGTGGAAAACATGTTTCAAGATTTAAATGCACTCTGACTTTGTCACATCATGAATGTTTACTACTCTTTACAGGTTGTTGCAATTTCAAcaaccttaaaaagaaaaaaatgtaaaacattttgtggttttcagAGCAGGATAAATGATCCATGCTTAATATCAGCTAGCTACTGAGCTAAAGCGGGTTTTAGCAGGGTAATCAGCAACACATCCAGGGAAGAATTTGTTACATGAAATCCAAAGCCACCTCTCTCCACTAACTACAGGGACCCAGAGTATCTTGCCTCCTAATGATGATGTCTTCGTTAAGCCCTAAAATTAGGTGACAGGGAATTTAGTTCCAGTTGCTCTAATGCAGTTGCTTAAGCAGATCTAAATGTGTTGGGATCTGAGGGTACCAATTCACACAAGAcaggggaaaataaacaaactatcTACAGCCCTTAAAGCCAATTGCTGGTGGGCCAAGTGCTGGCTCAAAAATCCATAAGCtatgggctgcagggagtgtACAGTGAGCATTTCCCACTCCCTACTATCACCCCTTCTCAAGCTCTTTGCTCGGCACTGTGGGCAACAGGACAGTGGTGTGGGCACATCTCTAATCTGATCTAGTTGTGACTCTGCCAAGAGCCTAACGCTTACCCGTAGAGGTGATTTACATGGGGGTTCACACCAAGGGAGTTCATCCAGTTGCGGAAGGTCCGTTCTTCACGCGTCTCTcctagaagagagaaaacaggttCAAGCAATTTCTCCAAGCTCAAAGCTGCGCAGGGTTTTCCACCTTGCAAAGCAGGGAGCTTTGAGCAGCATAACTCATCGCTTAGGTTTTCGAGCagaaaaagggtattttttctactataattttttcaaaggaagagGGTTGCCCTGATATCTAGTTTTGGATATCAGTTTGATTTCTCCAGGCCTCAGAAGAGCATGCCTTTTGCactttctgcaagaaaaagtAGCAGGAAAGTCTTTCACATGGGTGTTAGCTAACTGCTGTCTGGAAGCCAGGCAGCCAAAGCCCTAATCCCAGTTCTGCCAACAATTAGTGCTCCCATGAACGTCTTGCTGCATTACTGAGGTGCTCCTGCCCATCACAGGAAACGGTAAAACCAACTGCCCAGCCCTGGCATGGGGACTGATGGGTTGCTGGCAGTGCTTCTACAGGTTCAGGCTCCACATCAGGGTCAGAGCAGCTGAACAGGCTGTCAAGTACCCTTCTCCTCTGCCCCAAATGAGTAAACAACCACTGCAGCACTGAAACCTCAAATCATAGGTGTTACTTCATTGGAGATACTTCCACTGGGCACAACCCCTTGCGACACAAGTGTTTACTTTAGATATTTCCCTTCTGCTAATTTTGTGACTGATACGGCCATTACCTTCCAGTAGGGTCCAGTCAATGTCCTGGTTTTCAGGCTTGGTAAGTGCTGGGTACTTGTTGAACAGGTTGGCAACAAAGGCCAGGTTCAGTTTGGGATTGCCACTGACCACATCAGCCGGCGTGACAAACTGACGGCAGCCGAGCCGATCTGCCTGCTGAAGCATGTACTCTGCTCTCCGCAAGTCATCCTTTTCCTGCCAGGGATGCAATGGACAAGAGCTGTCATGGAAGAGACTGGGCTACATAGCAGATGGGAAGCTCCTGACTGCTACCTGGGGCAATGTCACAACTCCAACCACCTTCGTTAGGCATCAGTTGCTAATCAGAGGGATGAAGCATGCATGTACGTTaatccctgctgctggggatgtAATTATCCTGGTTTGTCTTCATATTTTTCCTAGCATGGTGCCTTCCAAGTTTATATGCTAGCGACTTTTATGCTTTTTGAACTTGGTGGTTCAAAAGCACAAGTCAGCATGCTCCCAAACGAAGCAAAACCACGAACAATTTCTCAATCATGTATGTTAATTGGCAGGTAGTGATCAGGCCTGCAACAACTACTCATTTAGCACATACCCGAGGTGCACACATGCCCACTGATACTTTACATGCTCTAGAAATTAAGATACCAGGTTACCTAGATGTCATGGGGCAATTATAGGGTACAGGTAGTTTGCAATTGTACAGCATGAGGACATGACATCCTGAATACTTACATTGAAACCTGACATGTTAATATCGATCTGAGGCTCTCCTTCTTTCTGCCCTTTAGGTGCAATTTGATTGAGGAGGTGGAAATAAGCTCTGGAATCCTTAaatggatgaaaaagaaaattcaggtcTCCTGCACAGCTGTGAATACACCACAACAATTCATTTCAGGCTCATCTTTAACAAGTCACTGTATATAATTGGCTTATGTACCTTTACTGAATTACCAAAATCTGTAAGCTTAAAAGCAGAAATCCaggcagcagaaaaggaaacagaaagggaaaaggttagaaatatttaagatgAAAACTATGGGTTTTAACTGTTTGAAAGCTGCCTTGCTGCAAGCTCTGGTGTCACGGCCTCCTCTGCAGTGGCTGGAAGAGGCAGTGACCCTATGCTGCTCACTCTCATGGCCCCCACAGCCAGATGTCCCAAGGCAGCCCTAATCCCTAAACAAGGCAGCCATTCCTGCTGCTACAGCAACGATGAAAATGGCTCAGTGAAGACAAAGTCCAGGCAAAAGTTGGTTATAAGAAGTCTGAATGTTTTCCCCTGTGCCTGCCCATTAGCTAGAACAGCTTAAAGGAGAGAGGCCAGGGATGGTCACAAACGAGGAGGAGCAAATAGCTGCAGTAATTATTTATCAACTACAAGTCCTTTTAGTCCTCAGCATTAAGAAGGACATCAGCATATCCTGGCTGCCTATGGATTGCACCAGATAAGCCAACAGCTATCAGCAAAGCTGTAAGCAATTTTAGGGTTGGAAATGAGTGACcttgtgtgtgcacacacacacacacacaggggaGATCTGGGCTCCCCATGCACCTCAAttatcacatttctttttttccacctcaACAGCCCTTTAAGCTGGAATCCACTTCagtcctctttctcctcctcaaaACTGCCGGCCACGTGAATAAGCTCCAGAAACCTGCTGAGACCAGTGTTGAAAAACCCCACACTGACCAGGAGTCACCACCCTCCATTTCTCACTAGTGCGGAGAGAAAAGAGCCACCCCCTCACAtctgaaaagcagctgtaaCACTCCCCGCTCCCATCTCTGCTCAGGCCAGTGTAGAGAATAAGGGGTCttgtttcccttcctctctccagcCCATGATATTTTGGACGAAATGCCATCACCTGCCAAAAGTGTGTGGAAGTCATGCTCTCCAGGGATGCAGTTAAGCATTTCACCCTGTCTGAGCAAGCTGCATGCCCTTGAAAAACTATTTGCATCAAAAAAGATGGATTAAGAACATTTGAAAACACGTGAGTAATACCAGTTTCCTACTTGATTAAAACATGCAACAGCTTTGCAGCAGGATCCCACTAGCACTGGAGGAAACACTCAGTTCAACACTCGGACTCAGCCTCATGGCAAGAGAGAACAGCACTGTGGTTCCTTAAATATACCATCCATAAAACCTCTGTTAAGCCCACTCAGTGTATTAAGGTTAAGAAAGGTCCTGTCTGCGGATGAAGGGCCCCATTTACACAAGCAAAGATGGCCCTCGCCAGCTCCCAGCCTTTTCCCAGGCACGTGCAGACCAGGAGAGCTCTCGGTACCTTGATATCCGAGCTGAAGTTATTGATTTTGTGCCAGCCTGCGTTTTCCAAGTGGAAGTTGGCCCATCttagcagcagctcttctgggGATAGTTTCATAAGGTCCTCCAGATTTTCACCATCACGAAGTAAGGCAGCCAGTGCTAGAAGAAAAATGGTtgtgaggggaaggaaggagtttTCAAGAGGCAAACCTGCATGCCAGAATTAGAGCTGCAGTAACATTtcagggggaaaaggggggaacaATATCAACTACTGATTAAGTCAAAATAATCTGGGTATTAGTGGAGTTTTCATGAGTTGGTTATTACACAGAGTATGAATGATCTAGAAAACTGtgtgtaaaaaatattttccgtTTTCTTGTATAACAAAATTCTCTGGATTTTACATGCAGTCTTTTAAGATGATGACAGTAAGCTAAATGTAAATGTACTTCTATCTCAATGAAAAAGTGCTTCCAAGCAATTTCATATGCACTGTTAAAAAAAGCCAGAGAAGCCAAAATAAGCCCCTTGCAGCTGGCCAGTGCTTCCCTTGCCATAAATTTTCAATCTAAACTAAACAATGTTACCACTTCACGACTGGGAAGTTTAAATAAAAGACACTGAAGCCCCTCCATCCACCTGGGTGCTCTGATAGCCCACACAGGAATAACAGAGCTCTTTCAATGATTTGCAAAGTTTAAATTTTGGAGGCTATAGAGCAGGACCAAGTGAGCACAAGGGGAAAGCTGCAGCACCACTCTCCCACTGGCAAGAATGAAGCGAGAGCTCAGCTGCCCCACCGACAGCAGCAAGGAGGATTTTAGGAGAACGAAGTCATTGTGAACACATTCCCAAAGAGCTGAagccctcctcttttttttttttttttcctgaggaagaTGTGCAGTTGTCTATAATCATAAAAGGATGCAAAGCAGCTTTTGCCACTTCCCAACACCGTTATGTACCTATGGCTGAAGCACACCGGGAGAGCCTGCCCAGCCCGAGGCATCACAAAGCAACACGCTCATTCGCACCACAAGGCTTGAGCCAAGATGCCTCTTGACTTACAGACTTGtgttcagccagttctccaaGGCTGACACACGTTACCAGGATGCCACAACCCACCTGCCTGAACCTGCTGCACAGCTGTAAACAGCTTGGCACATGCCCTGATGAACTCGAAGGCAAACACCCCGTttcagcagagaggaggggagggaagatgCAGTGACGGGGCTGGAGGTGACAGTGCAAGCTATGTGGTGTTCATGCTTTAGAAGTAATCACTTATAGTTTCATTTACCTTCATTTCTGCTGAGCTCGATGTCG encodes:
- the PLS3 gene encoding plastin-3; this translates as MANTMQISKDELEELKEAFAKVDLNSNGFICDYELHELFKEANLPLPGYKVREIIQKLMIDSDKNKDGKISFEEFVYIFQEVKSSDIAKTFRKAINRKEGICAIGGTSELSSEGTQHSYSEEEKYAFVNWINKALENDPDCRHVIPMNPNTDDLFKAVGDGIVLCKMINLSVPDTIDERAINKKKLTPFIIQENLNLALNSASAIGCHVVNIGAEDLREGKPHLVLGLLWQIIKIGLFADIELSRNEALAALLRDGENLEDLMKLSPEELLLRWANFHLENAGWHKINNFSSDIKDSRAYFHLLNQIAPKGQKEGEPQIDINMSGFNEKDDLRRAEYMLQQADRLGCRQFVTPADVVSGNPKLNLAFVANLFNKYPALTKPENQDIDWTLLEGETREERTFRNWMNSLGVNPHVNHLYGDLQDALVILQLYEKIKVPVDWNKVNKPPYPKLGANMKKLENCNYAVDLGKHPAKFSLVGIGGQDLNDGNPTLTLALVWQLMRRYTLNVLEDLGDGQKANDDIIVSWVNQTLKEAGKSTSIQNFKDKTISTSLAVVDLIDAIQPGCINYDLVKTGHLSEDDKQNNAKYAVSMARRIGARVYALPEDLVEVKPKMVMTVFACLMGRGMKRV